A genomic segment from Nocardiopsis sp. Huas11 encodes:
- a CDS encoding TetR/AcrR family transcriptional regulator: MLIATVKGGAAAPAAERGYTGATIKGIAEAAGVSIGLVQHHFGTKEDLRRACDAYAAETLGSLGGLGVTDGEITDPGFLAGVFQHSPLILRYVARHSRRLPVGRVFDNGAAVAEAFLSQTWPERFPSGSDRARDAGAVMAAMHQATIVLHEHLSRRMGADVLAGLRRRDLLA; this comes from the coding sequence ATGCTGATCGCGACGGTGAAGGGCGGCGCCGCGGCCCCCGCCGCCGAACGCGGATACACCGGGGCGACCATCAAGGGGATCGCCGAGGCGGCGGGGGTCTCGATCGGGCTGGTCCAGCACCACTTCGGGACCAAGGAGGACCTGCGGCGGGCCTGCGACGCCTACGCCGCCGAGACCCTGGGCAGCCTCGGCGGCCTCGGTGTCACCGACGGGGAGATCACCGACCCCGGCTTCCTCGCCGGCGTGTTCCAGCACAGCCCGCTGATCCTGCGCTACGTGGCCCGCCATAGTCGACGGCTCCCCGTCGGCCGCGTCTTCGACAACGGCGCCGCGGTCGCCGAGGCGTTCCTGAGTCAGACGTGGCCCGAGCGCTTCCCCTCCGGTTCGGACCGGGCGCGCGACGCCGGAGCGGTGATGGCCGCGATGCACCAGGCGACGATCGTGCTGCACGAGCACCTGTCCCGCCGGATGGGCGCCGACGTGCTCGCCGGTCTGCGGCGCCGGGACCTGCTCGCCTGA
- a CDS encoding TetR/AcrR family transcriptional regulator, with the protein MARTADHEERRRQVAEALLRTVGERGLARTTLADVAEEAGVSIGLVQSYFRTKSQLLRFGVDHMYKRAEARLRAVSEGAEPVRSVREWLFRAAETLLPLDDQRQREITVWLEFLPATKTDPEMARLHRDTTAELLDALARALDEGVRLGEFRPDLDGRTEAAGLVAFVDGLSIHHLVTGGDAFAQEAVRAALHTYLDRLLPAPESP; encoded by the coding sequence ATGGCACGGACGGCGGACCACGAAGAACGGCGGCGGCAGGTCGCCGAGGCACTCCTGCGCACGGTGGGGGAGCGGGGGCTGGCGCGGACCACCCTCGCCGACGTCGCCGAGGAGGCGGGGGTCTCGATCGGCCTGGTACAGAGCTACTTCCGCACCAAGTCCCAGCTCCTGCGCTTCGGCGTGGACCACATGTACAAGCGGGCGGAGGCGCGGCTGCGGGCGGTCTCGGAGGGCGCGGAACCCGTCCGCTCGGTCCGGGAGTGGCTGTTCCGGGCCGCGGAGACCCTGCTGCCCCTCGACGACCAGCGGCAGAGGGAGATCACCGTCTGGCTGGAGTTCCTCCCGGCCACCAAGACCGATCCGGAGATGGCCCGGCTGCACCGGGACACCACCGCCGAACTCCTGGACGCGCTCGCCCGCGCACTGGACGAGGGCGTGCGCCTGGGCGAGTTCCGGCCCGACCTGGACGGCCGGACCGAGGCGGCCGGACTCGTCGCGTTCGTGGACGGCCTGTCGATCCACCACCTCGTCACCGGCGGGGACGCCTTCGCGCAGGAGGCGGTCCGCGCCGCGCTGCACACCTACCTCGACCGGCTCCTCCCGGCCCCCGAGAGCCCGTGA
- a CDS encoding SdpI family protein, with amino-acid sequence MSTSLVVFATAALLLAAAHAGARGKLPPNPYLGIRTTLTADSDEAWYEVHRRAAPWWVVAGIATAIGGFALFLIEDGGFQMGALLVAAAVCLATVIAGALTSSRAVRDRLARRDRASGEHSSG; translated from the coding sequence GTGTCGACTTCTCTCGTGGTCTTCGCCACCGCGGCCCTGCTCCTCGCCGCCGCCCACGCCGGTGCCAGGGGAAAGCTGCCGCCCAACCCCTATCTCGGTATCCGGACCACCCTCACGGCGGACAGCGACGAGGCCTGGTACGAGGTCCACCGCAGAGCCGCTCCCTGGTGGGTCGTCGCCGGAATCGCCACGGCCATCGGTGGGTTCGCCCTCTTCCTCATCGAGGACGGGGGGTTCCAGATGGGGGCGTTGCTCGTGGCCGCCGCCGTGTGCCTGGCGACGGTCATCGCGGGCGCGCTCACGAGCTCCCGGGCCGTGCGCGATCGCCTGGCCCGGCGCGATCGCGCCTCAGGCGAGCACTCCTCCGGGTAG
- a CDS encoding DUF418 domain-containing protein translates to MTRPTTPGTRGEQASGAGTRLPLLDVLRGVAILGTLASNVWLFTARGGESIMIFESDAMSPMGAFAADPSLDGLARGVFFLAANGKFLAMLTLLFGVGLAIQFRSAARRGARWPGRYKWRALFLFTEGLVHFTLVFAADVLMGYAVVSLLVAWLLTRSQRVRSAVMWTSACLHLLVVGLLTAALALRPPAETPGAAGVPPEAVALYAEGSYLDQVAFRLDNALLLRAEPVISFGLLLFMFLLGVRLFRAGAFGADETGRRIRTRMLVWGLGVGVPLNAAVALLGPDLFFVDRYVAAPIVALGYVGLVGWLLDRVNPAGAVVTAFSSLGRMAMSGYVLQNVLCAFVCYGFGLGLATGLAGADPWWVMGLWAAVSALFLAVATPWLRRFGSGPLEALQKSVLARVPERDRAGAARR, encoded by the coding sequence ATGACCAGACCGACCACACCGGGAACCCGGGGCGAGCAGGCCTCCGGTGCCGGTACCCGACTGCCCCTGCTCGACGTCCTGCGCGGCGTCGCGATCCTGGGCACCCTCGCCTCGAACGTGTGGCTCTTCACCGCCCGCGGCGGCGAGAGCATCATGATCTTCGAGAGCGACGCGATGAGCCCCATGGGCGCGTTCGCGGCGGACCCGTCCCTCGACGGCCTGGCGCGGGGCGTCTTCTTCCTCGCGGCCAACGGCAAGTTCCTCGCCATGCTCACCCTGCTGTTCGGGGTCGGCCTGGCCATCCAGTTCCGGTCGGCCGCCCGGCGCGGCGCCCGGTGGCCCGGCCGCTACAAGTGGCGGGCGCTGTTCCTGTTCACCGAGGGCCTCGTGCACTTCACGCTGGTCTTCGCCGCGGACGTCCTCATGGGCTACGCGGTCGTCTCGCTGCTGGTCGCCTGGCTGCTGACCAGGTCGCAGCGGGTCCGGTCCGCCGTGATGTGGACGTCGGCCTGCCTGCACCTGCTGGTGGTCGGGCTGCTCACGGCGGCCCTGGCGCTGCGGCCGCCGGCCGAGACCCCGGGCGCCGCGGGCGTGCCGCCCGAGGCCGTGGCCCTGTACGCGGAGGGGAGCTACCTGGACCAGGTGGCCTTCCGACTGGACAACGCCCTGCTGCTGCGGGCGGAGCCGGTCATCTCGTTCGGGCTGCTCCTGTTCATGTTCCTGCTGGGGGTGCGCCTGTTCCGGGCCGGCGCCTTCGGGGCGGACGAGACCGGCCGCCGTATCCGCACCCGGATGCTCGTGTGGGGCCTGGGGGTCGGGGTGCCGCTGAACGCGGCCGTCGCCCTCCTGGGACCGGACCTGTTCTTCGTCGACCGCTACGTGGCCGCGCCGATCGTGGCGCTCGGCTACGTCGGGCTCGTCGGATGGCTGCTGGACCGGGTGAACCCCGCGGGGGCGGTCGTCACCGCGTTCTCCTCCCTGGGCCGGATGGCCATGTCCGGCTACGTGCTGCAGAACGTGCTCTGCGCGTTCGTCTGCTACGGCTTCGGCCTGGGACTGGCCACGGGTCTGGCGGGGGCCGACCCGTGGTGGGTCATGGGGCTCTGGGCCGCGGTCTCGGCCCTGTTCCTGGCGGTCGCGACGCCGTGGCTGCGCCGGTTCGGGTCGGGACCGCTGGAGGCGCTCCAGAAGTCGGTGCTGGCCAGGGTCCCCGAGCGCGATCGTGCGGGCGCGGCGCGGCGGTGA
- a CDS encoding peroxiredoxin, with amino-acid sequence MARGTRGIGAGDTAPDFTLPDQSGNRVRLRDRLGERVVVLYFYPKDDTPGCTAEACAFRDSHEVFAEAGAEVIGISSDSVDRHAAFAGRHELPFTLLSDKGGAVRKDYGVPSVLGLLPGRVTYVIDRQGTVRHVFNSMTVIDKHVKEALSVVRDLAAVED; translated from the coding sequence ATGGCACGCGGCACACGCGGTATCGGGGCCGGCGACACGGCCCCCGACTTCACCCTCCCCGACCAGTCGGGGAACCGGGTCCGGCTGCGTGACCGGCTCGGCGAGCGGGTGGTCGTCCTGTACTTCTACCCCAAGGACGACACGCCGGGCTGCACCGCCGAGGCCTGCGCCTTCCGAGACAGCCACGAGGTGTTCGCCGAGGCGGGCGCCGAGGTGATCGGGATCAGCTCCGACTCGGTGGACCGGCACGCCGCCTTCGCCGGTCGGCACGAGCTGCCGTTCACCCTCCTCAGCGACAAGGGCGGCGCGGTGCGCAAGGACTACGGAGTCCCGTCGGTGCTCGGCCTGCTCCCGGGCCGGGTCACCTACGTGATCGACCGCCAGGGGACCGTGCGCCACGTCTTCAACTCGATGACCGTCATCGACAAGCACGTCAAGGAGGCCCTGTCGGTCGTCCGCGACCTGGCCGCCGTCGAGGACTGA
- a CDS encoding TetR/AcrR family transcriptional regulator codes for MGIDQDGVAAVAHGDRPLRADARRNRERVLTVAQEVFAAEGLSVPVHEIARRAGVGTGTVSRHFPTKRSLFRAILLERLHSYVRRADELCDSDDPGGTFFSYFAFLVHEGGMDRGLSESLSGPGFDKHAIVSNSDYDVTGALGRLLVRAQDAGAVRADVTADDAMALLVACLSRPAEGDDGADARRRLVDIACQGMRA; via the coding sequence ATGGGCATCGATCAGGACGGCGTCGCCGCGGTTGCGCACGGCGACCGGCCCCTGCGCGCCGACGCGCGCCGCAACCGGGAGCGCGTCCTCACGGTCGCGCAGGAGGTGTTCGCCGCCGAGGGACTGTCCGTACCGGTCCACGAGATCGCCCGCCGCGCGGGCGTGGGCACCGGCACCGTGAGCCGCCACTTCCCCACCAAGCGGTCGCTGTTCCGGGCGATCCTGCTGGAGCGCCTGCACTCGTACGTGCGCCGGGCCGACGAGCTGTGTGACAGCGACGATCCCGGCGGCACGTTCTTCTCCTACTTCGCCTTCCTGGTCCACGAGGGCGGCATGGACCGCGGCCTGTCCGAGTCGCTGAGCGGTCCCGGCTTCGACAAGCACGCCATCGTCTCGAACTCCGACTACGACGTCACCGGAGCGCTGGGCCGCCTGCTCGTGCGCGCCCAGGACGCCGGGGCCGTCCGCGCCGACGTGACGGCCGACGACGCCATGGCCCTGCTGGTGGCCTGCCTGTCCCGACCGGCCGAGGGCGACGACGGCGCCGACGCGCGCCGGCGCCTCGTCGACATCGCCTGCCAGGGCATGCGCGCCTGA
- a CDS encoding alpha/beta fold hydrolase, producing the protein MVEPVVLPHTIRGAGPHGVLALHGWFGDRTSFEPLLEHADGERFRYAAMDQRGYGEARGIEGAYTTAEIAADALALADHLGWRTFSVVGHSMGGKVAQHLVALAPERVRAIVGVSPVPAAGAGFDSDAWGLFRGAVDDPAARRAIIDLTTGGRLPGVWLESVVAASLACSTRDAFAAYLQDWAGVDFHDSVKGSPVPALAVAGAHDQALSPDVMRATWMEWFPNARLYVFQDAGHYAMDETPLALLAVVEDFLASLDAAE; encoded by the coding sequence ATGGTGGAACCCGTCGTCCTCCCGCACACGATCCGCGGCGCCGGTCCGCACGGCGTCCTCGCCCTGCACGGCTGGTTCGGCGACCGTACGAGCTTCGAGCCGCTGCTGGAGCACGCCGACGGCGAGCGCTTCAGGTACGCCGCCATGGACCAGCGGGGCTACGGCGAGGCGCGGGGTATCGAGGGCGCGTACACGACCGCGGAGATCGCCGCCGACGCCCTCGCCCTGGCCGACCACCTGGGGTGGCGGACCTTTTCCGTGGTCGGCCACTCCATGGGCGGCAAGGTCGCCCAGCACCTCGTCGCCCTCGCGCCGGAGCGGGTCCGCGCGATCGTGGGCGTCTCCCCGGTCCCGGCCGCCGGCGCGGGCTTCGACTCCGACGCCTGGGGCCTGTTCCGCGGCGCCGTCGACGATCCCGCCGCCCGGCGCGCCATCATCGACCTCACCACGGGCGGCCGGCTCCCCGGGGTGTGGCTGGAGTCCGTGGTCGCCGCGTCCCTGGCCTGTTCGACCAGGGACGCCTTCGCCGCCTACCTCCAGGACTGGGCCGGGGTGGACTTCCACGACTCGGTCAAGGGCAGCCCGGTGCCCGCCCTCGCGGTCGCCGGGGCGCACGACCAGGCGCTGTCCCCCGACGTCATGCGCGCCACGTGGATGGAGTGGTTCCCCAACGCCCGGCTGTACGTGTTCCAGGACGCCGGGCACTACGCGATGGACGAGACGCCTCTCGCGCTGCTGGCGGTGGTGGAGGACTTCCTGGCCTCGCTCGACGCCGCCGAATGA
- a CDS encoding NAD(P)/FAD-dependent oxidoreductase, producing MPGITRRSGLLLGGAALLTAAAGAPDRPWAEWDVAVIGAGVTGLSAARNLTDHGLRVIVLEARDRIGGQVHTDHGFTSVPVELGAGLIHGAAASTWELVDWAGADTVRVRSEQHWSPSTAVGRAAAPRDDDSAAEYLRRLGVPEADWPPVSSENEPLSRWSATWMVERGEFDWWSAPRADFRVVDGYDRLLAPLAHGLRIDLGRRVRAVRWSGGGVELTMRGPGGTERVRARRCVATLPIRVLRTADVVFEPPLPAAHRDAIEALDATDAVKLVMEFDRPVLPADTDVLPSDGDLAFWSVSHLSPTAPEVVSVWAAGEAARALLAQPEDERFAAGLRALGAAAGQTPPDPVRRTTHDWTLDPHSRGAYLYVPPGAHDAPAALAAPVGGVLFFAGEATTGENTVEGAYDSGYDATDGLLADL from the coding sequence TTGCCCGGAATCACCCGACGCTCCGGCCTGCTGCTGGGCGGCGCCGCGCTGCTGACCGCCGCCGCCGGCGCCCCCGACCGCCCCTGGGCGGAGTGGGACGTGGCGGTGATCGGCGCGGGCGTCACCGGGCTGTCTGCGGCCCGCAACCTGACCGACCACGGTCTGCGGGTGATCGTGCTGGAGGCGCGCGACCGGATCGGCGGCCAGGTCCACACCGACCACGGCTTCACCTCGGTGCCCGTGGAGCTGGGCGCCGGACTGATCCACGGCGCCGCGGCCTCGACCTGGGAACTCGTGGACTGGGCCGGGGCGGACACCGTCCGGGTCCGCTCCGAGCAGCACTGGTCCCCGAGCACGGCCGTCGGCCGCGCCGCCGCGCCCCGGGACGACGACAGCGCGGCCGAGTACCTGCGCCGGCTGGGCGTCCCGGAGGCGGACTGGCCGCCGGTGTCGAGCGAGAACGAACCGCTGTCGCGGTGGAGCGCCACCTGGATGGTCGAGCGGGGCGAGTTCGACTGGTGGTCGGCGCCCCGTGCGGACTTTCGCGTGGTCGACGGCTACGACCGACTGCTGGCCCCGCTGGCGCACGGACTGCGGATCGACCTCGGCCGGCGGGTGCGCGCCGTGCGGTGGTCGGGCGGGGGCGTGGAGCTGACCATGCGGGGACCCGGGGGGACGGAGCGGGTCAGGGCCCGCCGGTGCGTGGCCACGCTGCCGATCCGCGTGCTCCGGACGGCGGACGTGGTGTTCGAACCCCCCTTGCCCGCCGCGCACCGCGACGCGATCGAGGCCCTGGACGCCACGGACGCGGTCAAGCTGGTGATGGAGTTCGACCGACCGGTCCTGCCCGCCGACACCGACGTGCTGCCCTCGGACGGCGACCTCGCGTTCTGGTCGGTCTCGCACCTGTCGCCGACCGCGCCCGAGGTGGTCTCGGTCTGGGCCGCCGGCGAGGCCGCCCGCGCGCTGCTGGCGCAGCCGGAGGACGAGCGGTTCGCCGCGGGGCTGCGCGCCCTGGGCGCGGCCGCGGGGCAGACTCCCCCGGACCCGGTGCGCCGCACCACGCACGACTGGACGCTCGATCCGCACAGCCGCGGCGCCTACCTGTACGTGCCGCCCGGCGCCCACGACGCGCCCGCCGCGCTCGCCGCACCGGTGGGCGGGGTCCTGTTCTTCGCCGGTGAGGCGACGACCGGGGAGAACACCGTGGAGGGCGCCTACGACAGCGGCTACGACGCCACCGACGGCCTGCTCGCCGATCTGTGA